In one Campylobacter insulaenigrae NCTC 12927 genomic region, the following are encoded:
- the ispG gene encoding flavodoxin-dependent (E)-4-hydroxy-3-methylbut-2-enyl-diphosphate synthase: MNYQRYKTRQIKVGNVLIGGDAPISVQSMLFSKTRDVQGSLDQLNRLYFAGANIVRLACLDMIDAKALKEIKEKSPLPLIVDIHFNHKLAVFCAEFIDGIRINPGNIGSKGNIKEVVKACKQRNIPIRIGINHGSIEKQFSDKYGYNIEAMLESAKYNIKLLEDFDFFDIKISMKTSNVQTTIKAYEKLRPLCDYPFHLGVTEAGTKFHSTIKSSIALGNLLLKGIGDTMRVSMTGELEEEIRVARAILQDSGIQKSGINIISCPTCGRIQSDLVSAIKIVEEKTKHIKEPLNISVMGCVVNALGEAKGADVAIAFGKNQGLVIRHGEVVAKLKESELVDRFLLEVEDEVKLREKN, encoded by the coding sequence ATGAATTATCAAAGATATAAGACAAGACAGATCAAAGTGGGCAATGTTTTAATTGGGGGAGATGCGCCAATTTCAGTGCAGTCAATGTTGTTTAGTAAGACAAGAGATGTTCAAGGTTCCTTAGATCAACTTAATAGGTTGTATTTTGCTGGAGCAAATATCGTCCGTTTGGCATGTTTAGACATGATTGATGCAAAAGCATTAAAAGAAATCAAGGAAAAAAGTCCTCTACCTTTAATAGTTGATATTCATTTTAATCATAAATTGGCTGTATTTTGTGCAGAGTTTATTGATGGTATTCGTATAAACCCTGGTAATATTGGATCAAAGGGTAATATTAAAGAGGTTGTGAAAGCGTGCAAACAAAGAAATATTCCTATACGCATAGGAATAAATCATGGTTCTATAGAAAAACAATTTAGTGATAAATATGGTTATAATATAGAAGCTATGCTAGAAAGTGCCAAATATAATATTAAGCTTTTGGAAGATTTTGATTTTTTTGATATTAAAATTTCAATGAAAACTTCTAATGTTCAAACTACTATTAAAGCTTATGAAAAATTACGACCACTTTGTGATTATCCTTTTCATCTTGGGGTAACAGAAGCAGGAACAAAATTTCATAGCACCATAAAAAGCTCCATCGCTCTAGGAAATTTGCTTTTAAAAGGCATCGGTGATACGATGCGTGTTTCCATGACTGGAGAATTAGAAGAAGAAATTCGTGTTGCAAGGGCTATTTTACAAGATAGTGGAATTCAAAAAAGTGGTATAAATATTATTTCATGCCCAACTTGTGGGCGAATTCAAAGTGATTTAGTAAGCGCCATTAAGATAGTAGAAGAAAAAACTAAACATATTAAAGAACCTCTAAATATTAGTGTAATGGGTTGTGTGGTTAATGCATTGGGTGAAGCAAAAGGTGCAGATGTTGCTATAGCTTTTGGTAAGAATCAAGGTCTTGTAATAAGACATGGAGAAGTGGTAGCTAAGCTTAAAGAGAGTGAATTGGTAGATAGATTTTTACTCGAAGTAGAAGATGAAGTTAAGTTAAGAGAGAAGAATTAA
- a CDS encoding primosomal protein N', producing the protein MKYYELAIKGYYLDTLIFESQEYIEPLSEVVVDVARKKNLKAIVLKECPKPEFKTQIIKEKTYNKITNFQYELAKFIAYYYASKISFVLGMFESIGTCILEKSLYVENTPKLNIEQKKALNFIKEHKISLLFGDTGCGKTEIYISLIKEYLEQGKQVLLLMPEIALTPQMQKRLKIYFNEYFFLWHSKISKKKKQDYLQNLQNSSALLVAGARSALFLPFENLGLIIVDEEHDNSYKANNNPRLNARDLALFLANKKDIKILLGSATPSVTSFYKHPVYRLKGTFFESQKEILYDESEDIISSKLLLELRNTLKEKKQAIIFLPIRANFRQILCKNCGITIKCPFCSVALSMHKKKNILKCHYCNFIKEIDKKCPSCDTIMLEAKKMGTAELCERLEKEFSEYNIVIKKFDSDEISSIKKLDNILKDFNDQKIDILVGTSMLAKGHDYHSVSLSVVLGLDEYLFRPNFKALEETLSLAIQVAGRAGRKGFGRVLLQTKNRIFFEKYLQNYDAFLEDELNTRKNLYPPYIRLLRLIIEDEDRDKANVICEYLTNYCRNFKQVEVIGSGNCAIEILNKKWRFNVLLRSKFYHELVKIEHFALNFKNVICDIDPIEFN; encoded by the coding sequence TTGAAATATTATGAGCTTGCTATTAAAGGATATTATCTTGATACATTAATTTTTGAAAGTCAAGAATATATAGAACCTTTAAGTGAAGTAGTAGTGGATGTAGCTAGAAAAAAAAACCTTAAAGCTATAGTGTTAAAAGAGTGTCCAAAGCCAGAATTTAAAACACAAATAATTAAAGAAAAAACTTATAATAAAATCACAAATTTTCAATATGAACTTGCTAAATTTATTGCTTATTATTATGCAAGTAAGATTTCTTTTGTTTTAGGGATGTTTGAGAGCATAGGTACTTGTATTTTAGAAAAATCGTTATATGTAGAAAATACTCCAAAATTAAATATCGAACAAAAAAAAGCATTAAATTTTATTAAAGAACACAAAATTTCTTTGTTGTTTGGTGATACAGGTTGTGGAAAAACTGAGATTTATATTTCACTAATCAAAGAATATTTAGAACAAGGAAAACAAGTTTTACTCTTGATGCCAGAAATTGCATTAACTCCGCAAATGCAAAAAAGATTAAAAATCTATTTTAACGAATATTTTTTTTTGTGGCACTCTAAAATTTCAAAAAAGAAAAAACAAGATTATCTACAAAATTTGCAAAATTCTAGCGCCCTTTTGGTAGCTGGTGCAAGATCGGCTTTATTTTTACCTTTTGAGAATTTAGGACTTATTATTGTAGATGAAGAACATGATAATTCTTACAAAGCAAATAACAATCCAAGACTTAATGCGCGAGATTTAGCTTTATTTTTAGCAAATAAAAAAGATATTAAAATACTTTTAGGATCAGCAACTCCTAGTGTAACAAGTTTTTATAAGCATCCTGTATATAGACTTAAAGGAACATTTTTTGAAAGTCAAAAAGAAATTTTATATGACGAGAGTGAGGATATTATTTCATCTAAATTACTTTTAGAACTAAGAAATACCTTAAAAGAAAAAAAACAAGCAATAATTTTTTTACCTATAAGGGCTAATTTTAGACAAATTTTATGTAAAAATTGCGGTATTACTATAAAGTGTCCATTTTGTTCTGTAGCTTTGAGTATGCATAAAAAAAAGAATATTCTTAAATGTCATTATTGTAATTTTATTAAAGAAATTGATAAAAAATGTCCAAGTTGCGATACTATTATGCTTGAGGCAAAAAAGATGGGAACTGCAGAGCTTTGTGAACGCTTAGAAAAAGAATTTAGCGAATATAATATTGTGATAAAAAAATTTGATAGCGATGAAATTAGTAGTATAAAAAAACTTGATAACATTTTAAAAGATTTTAATGATCAAAAAATAGATATCTTAGTCGGTACTTCAATGCTCGCTAAAGGTCACGATTATCATAGTGTAAGTTTGAGTGTTGTTTTAGGTTTAGATGAATATTTATTTAGGCCTAATTTTAAAGCTTTAGAAGAAACTTTATCTTTGGCTATACAAGTTGCAGGAAGAGCTGGTAGAAAAGGTTTTGGTAGAGTTTTATTACAAACTAAAAATAGAATTTTTTTTGAAAAATATTTACAAAATTATGATGCTTTTTTAGAAGATGAATTAAACACAAGAAAAAATCTTTATCCACCATATATAAGACTTTTGAGATTGATTATTGAGGATGAAGATAGAGATAAAGCTAATGTAATATGTGAATATTTAACTAATTATTGTAGGAATTTTAAGCAAGTTGAAGTCATAGGAAGTGGAAACTGTGCAATTGAGATTTTAAATAAAAAATGGCGTTTTAATGTATTATTGCGTAGTAAATTCTATCATGAACTCGTTAAAATAGAACATTTTGCTTTAAATTTTAAGAATGTAATTTGTGATATTGATCCTATAGAATTTAATTAA
- a CDS encoding type II secretion system protein produces MQFKRAFTMIELVFCMIIIAILSMVAYPYFSFTKTDAKIVKLKSEVEFINASLAMLKNQFVFSPSKFPKILDESLINKENQKLFYCSYNQIQNCNNGNCCSYSIFEKAIISNKFSWMKIGNNQYRYFINAKKYIDFSYDNQKVFLECVSSNCKDYGI; encoded by the coding sequence TGATAGAGCTTGTTTTTTGTATGATTATTATTGCAATACTCTCGATGGTAGCATATCCTTACTTTTCCTTTACTAAAACAGATGCAAAGATTGTTAAATTAAAAAGTGAAGTGGAATTTATTAATGCATCTTTAGCCATGCTTAAAAATCAATTTGTATTTAGTCCGTCAAAATTTCCTAAAATATTAGATGAATCTTTAATCAATAAAGAAAATCAAAAACTCTTTTATTGTTCTTACAACCAAATTCAAAATTGCAATAATGGAAATTGTTGCTCTTATAGTATATTTGAAAAAGCAATAATATCAAACAAATTTTCATGGATGAAAATTGGAAATAATCAGTATAGATATTTTATTAATGCAAAAAAATATATTGATTTTTCATATGATAATCAAAAAGTTTTTTTAGAATGTGTAAGTTCAAATTGTAAGGATTATGGAATTTGA